From the Cohaesibacter sp. ES.047 genome, one window contains:
- a CDS encoding ABC transporter ATP-binding protein, producing MGILEVKDVNKRFGGLQALGDVNLSVAENSVHAIIGPNGAGKSTLLNCLVGKLVPDTGSVTFNGESVLGRTPFQINQMGISRVFQTPEIFTDLTVIENMLIPCFAKRDGSFRMHAFESVANEKEIVERAEHMLEEVNMADKQKMLGGSMSRGDKRRLEMAMCLVQEPKLLLLDEPTAGMARADTNNTIELLKQIHERHDITIAIIEHDMHVVFSLAQRITVLAQGTPLVEDTPENIKGHPKVKEAYLGEAA from the coding sequence ATGGGCATTCTTGAAGTCAAGGACGTTAACAAGCGCTTTGGTGGCCTGCAGGCGCTCGGCGATGTCAATCTGTCGGTGGCCGAAAACTCGGTGCACGCGATCATCGGTCCCAACGGGGCAGGCAAGTCGACCCTGCTCAACTGTCTGGTTGGCAAGCTCGTACCGGATACCGGGTCCGTCACCTTCAACGGCGAGTCGGTTTTGGGCCGCACGCCCTTTCAAATCAATCAGATGGGGATCAGTCGCGTTTTCCAGACGCCGGAAATCTTCACCGATCTGACGGTGATCGAAAATATGCTTATCCCCTGTTTTGCCAAGCGCGACGGGTCGTTCCGGATGCATGCATTCGAATCTGTCGCCAACGAGAAGGAAATCGTGGAACGCGCCGAGCATATGCTTGAAGAGGTCAACATGGCCGACAAGCAAAAAATGCTAGGCGGTTCGATGTCTCGCGGGGACAAGCGGCGTCTGGAGATGGCGATGTGTCTGGTGCAGGAGCCCAAGCTGTTGCTCCTGGATGAACCCACCGCCGGCATGGCGCGGGCCGATACCAACAACACGATCGAGCTTTTGAAGCAGATCCACGAAAGACACGACATTACCATCGCCATCATCGAGCATGACATGCATGTGGTGTTTTCTCTTGCCCAGCGCATCACGGTACTGGCGCAGGGCACGCCGTTGGTGGAAGACACACCGGAAAACATCAAGGGCCATCCGAAAGTCAAGGAAGCCTATCTGGGAGAAGCAGCATGA
- a CDS encoding ABC transporter ATP-binding protein, which yields MAVTAPAFLSVHDIHAYYGESYIVQGVSFNVHEGEILALLGRNGAGKTSTLRAIARLDNPALTYGEIWLDHQHLHTMSSHEAARAGMVLVPEDRRIIPGLTVEENLELAQIVEPVGWSIERLYGLFPRLGERRLQEGVTLSGGEQQMLAIARALARDIKVLLLDEPYEGLAPVIVDEIEKTLEIIKKQGITTILVEQNAIRALELADRSVILDTGGVVFDGTAKEVLDNKELRESYLAI from the coding sequence ATGGCGGTAACCGCTCCTGCCTTTCTGTCGGTGCATGACATCCATGCTTATTATGGTGAGAGCTACATTGTTCAGGGTGTGTCGTTCAACGTCCATGAAGGCGAGATTCTGGCCCTTCTGGGACGCAATGGTGCGGGCAAGACGTCTACCTTGCGGGCCATCGCTCGGCTTGACAATCCGGCTTTGACCTACGGAGAAATCTGGCTCGATCACCAGCATCTGCACACGATGTCGAGCCATGAAGCGGCACGAGCCGGCATGGTGCTGGTGCCCGAAGATCGGCGCATCATTCCCGGCCTGACGGTGGAGGAAAATCTCGAGCTGGCACAGATTGTCGAGCCTGTCGGCTGGAGCATCGAGCGGCTTTATGGTCTCTTTCCACGCCTTGGTGAGCGGCGCCTGCAGGAGGGTGTGACCCTTTCTGGCGGTGAACAGCAGATGCTGGCGATTGCCCGGGCCCTGGCGCGGGATATCAAGGTGTTGCTGCTTGATGAACCCTATGAGGGGCTTGCTCCGGTCATCGTTGACGAGATTGAAAAGACGCTCGAGATCATCAAGAAACAGGGCATCACGACCATTCTGGTTGAACAGAATGCGATCCGTGCACTTGAGCTGGCAGATCGGTCGGTCATTCTCGACACCGGCGGGGTGGTGTTTGACGGAACGGCCAAGGAAGTGCTCGACAACAAGGAGTTGCGCGAGAGTTATCTGGCCATTTAA
- a CDS encoding MFS transporter: MLTFIRENGRWLGAGFLLTLASSFGQTWFISLFATEIKLEFGLTDGTWGSLYTAATLSSALLMFLLGSLVDRIPLVRFAPVMTVLFAIAALGFSFSSSILFLGFFLFLLRFCGQGMFSHIAMTAMGRWFHATRGRAVSIANLGHPFGEVVIPLIAVFAIATIGWNATWMIVAAMLLILVGPGLWWMLSHDRSPQGSRLDELPHGSGGKHWTRSEAVKHWLLPALIPMLLTPGFISTVVFFHQAHIADVKGWSLMEMAPGYSFFATATVGATFLVGWMSDRFGADRLLPYILIPMGLGVLFIGLGAPVWSWYASLALCGLTQGASGAFWGVFLPVAYGTRYLGAIRSLATTVMVFSTAIGPGLTGLLIDGGIPFPVQSFAMSLWCILFSMVGLVIMRRMKREADAA; the protein is encoded by the coding sequence ATGCTGACCTTCATCAGGGAAAACGGCCGTTGGCTCGGAGCGGGCTTTCTTCTTACCCTTGCTTCCTCCTTTGGGCAAACCTGGTTCATTTCTCTGTTCGCAACCGAGATCAAGCTCGAGTTCGGATTGACGGATGGGACGTGGGGCTCGCTCTATACGGCTGCAACGCTGTCTTCAGCGCTGCTGATGTTCCTGCTGGGGTCGCTGGTCGATCGTATCCCCTTGGTGCGGTTTGCTCCCGTCATGACAGTTCTGTTTGCCATTGCTGCATTGGGGTTCAGCTTCTCTTCCTCGATTCTTTTCCTTGGGTTCTTTCTGTTTTTGTTGCGCTTTTGCGGGCAGGGGATGTTCAGCCATATTGCCATGACGGCGATGGGGCGCTGGTTTCACGCGACCCGCGGACGTGCGGTTTCAATTGCCAATCTGGGCCATCCTTTCGGAGAGGTCGTTATTCCGTTGATCGCGGTGTTCGCAATCGCAACCATCGGCTGGAACGCGACATGGATGATTGTTGCTGCGATGCTGCTTATCCTGGTTGGACCCGGTTTGTGGTGGATGCTCAGTCATGACCGTTCACCTCAGGGGAGCCGGTTGGACGAATTGCCTCACGGCTCGGGCGGAAAGCACTGGACGCGCAGCGAAGCGGTCAAGCACTGGCTGTTGCCTGCCCTTATTCCCATGCTGCTGACACCGGGTTTCATTTCGACGGTCGTCTTTTTCCATCAGGCCCATATCGCCGATGTCAAGGGATGGTCGCTGATGGAAATGGCGCCGGGCTACAGCTTCTTTGCCACGGCCACAGTCGGGGCGACATTCCTTGTGGGGTGGATGTCCGACCGGTTTGGGGCGGATCGGCTTCTGCCCTATATCCTCATTCCCATGGGGCTTGGTGTTCTTTTTATCGGGCTCGGGGCCCCGGTCTGGAGCTGGTATGCATCACTGGCGCTGTGCGGCCTGACACAAGGGGCCTCGGGTGCCTTCTGGGGGGTCTTCCTGCCCGTTGCCTATGGTACACGCTATCTTGGTGCCATCCGCTCTCTGGCGACCACGGTGATGGTGTTCTCGACAGCCATCGGGCCGGGACTTACGGGTCTGCTCATCGACGGCGGCATTCCCTTCCCGGTTCAGAGCTTTGCCATGAGCCTCTGGTGCATCCTGTTTTCCATGGTCGGTCTTGTCATCATGCGGCGTATGAAGCGCGAGGCTGACGCCGCATGA
- the mdoH gene encoding glucans biosynthesis glucosyltransferase MdoH, producing MATPPLSLRALRTATIAATLVIGLGAFMVFIQIGSVDGLDMLDLVRACLILISTTWLAWGGIQGLLGLTTSPATRELDRSKPITAKTIVIMPVYNEDPRVSFSRLAAMDRSLKQTSIEADVHFVILSDTRDETIAAQEEQLFVHLVEETDGMGRFFYRRREENTGKKAGNLEDFIVRSGRAYDYAVILDADSLMEGKTIIEMIRRMDADPSLGLLQTLPKIVRARSRFGRAMQFSASFFSPIFCRGQAMLQGRTGPFWGHNAIVRVSAFAQSCGLPVLRGAPPFGGHILSHDYVEAALLARAGWTVRVDDDLGGSFEEGPENIVEHAKRDRRWCQGNLQHGRILNAPDLKAWSRFTFAQGIMAYVAPVFWLAFLIASVLDPYFDSQPDYFPEPNWPIPYIPPSMATEAIGLFVGIFGLLFLPKLLMVIKAGINGQARLFGGFVRVLGSTLWELLFSSMIAPIMMLFATRSVYQVLMGKDGGWPSSDRGDGRLGLLESLAASWWIALSGIGGLVMVEVFAPDLLFWLMPVALPLALAPLILWWSSRSDDGTLLTVPGETKTPAIVLLHDAILESWQPRSLDSPLTPEASKGSKAS from the coding sequence ATGGCAACTCCCCCCCTATCCCTGCGGGCCTTGCGCACAGCAACAATTGCAGCCACGCTCGTGATCGGCCTTGGTGCCTTTATGGTGTTCATCCAGATCGGCAGCGTCGATGGCCTCGACATGCTTGATCTGGTGCGCGCATGTCTCATTCTGATCTCGACCACATGGCTGGCATGGGGCGGCATTCAAGGGCTGCTCGGCCTGACCACGAGCCCCGCCACGCGCGAGCTGGATCGCAGCAAACCGATCACGGCAAAAACAATCGTCATCATGCCGGTCTATAACGAAGATCCGCGTGTATCCTTCTCGCGTCTCGCAGCCATGGATCGGTCTCTCAAGCAAACCTCCATCGAAGCGGACGTGCATTTTGTCATCCTCTCCGATACCCGCGATGAAACCATAGCCGCTCAGGAAGAACAGCTCTTTGTGCATCTGGTTGAAGAGACGGACGGCATGGGCCGCTTCTTCTATCGCCGCCGCGAAGAGAACACAGGCAAGAAGGCAGGCAATCTCGAGGATTTCATCGTCCGGTCCGGGCGCGCCTACGACTATGCAGTCATTCTTGATGCCGACAGTCTGATGGAAGGCAAAACCATCATCGAGATGATCCGGCGCATGGACGCGGATCCGAGCTTGGGATTGCTCCAGACCCTGCCAAAGATCGTCCGGGCCCGCTCGCGCTTTGGTCGTGCCATGCAGTTTTCTGCCTCCTTCTTCTCCCCCATCTTCTGCCGTGGACAAGCCATGCTGCAGGGGCGGACCGGTCCCTTCTGGGGACACAATGCCATCGTCCGTGTCTCGGCCTTTGCCCAGTCCTGCGGACTGCCCGTTTTGCGCGGCGCGCCCCCCTTTGGTGGCCATATCCTCAGTCACGACTATGTGGAGGCCGCACTTCTGGCGCGCGCAGGCTGGACTGTCCGGGTCGATGACGATCTGGGCGGCTCCTTCGAGGAAGGCCCGGAGAATATCGTCGAGCACGCCAAACGGGATCGGCGCTGGTGTCAGGGCAACCTTCAACATGGACGCATCCTCAACGCACCCGACCTCAAGGCATGGTCGCGCTTCACCTTTGCTCAAGGCATCATGGCCTATGTCGCCCCGGTCTTCTGGCTGGCGTTCCTGATTGCCTCTGTTCTGGATCCCTATTTTGATAGCCAACCGGACTATTTTCCCGAGCCGAACTGGCCAATCCCCTACATACCGCCGTCCATGGCGACCGAAGCCATCGGGCTGTTTGTCGGCATCTTCGGGCTGTTGTTTCTGCCCAAGCTGCTGATGGTGATCAAGGCAGGCATCAACGGGCAGGCCCGGCTCTTTGGCGGCTTTGTCCGTGTTCTTGGCTCGACCCTGTGGGAGTTGCTCTTCTCGTCGATGATCGCGCCGATCATGATGTTGTTTGCCACCCGCTCGGTCTATCAGGTTCTGATGGGCAAGGACGGCGGCTGGCCAAGCTCAGACCGGGGGGACGGTCGTCTTGGTCTTCTGGAAAGCCTCGCCGCCTCATGGTGGATCGCCTTGAGCGGCATCGGCGGACTGGTCATGGTAGAGGTCTTTGCACCCGACCTGTTGTTCTGGCTCATGCCGGTGGCGCTGCCGCTTGCCCTCGCACCACTCATTCTGTGGTGGAGTTCGAGATCGGACGACGGCACCTTGCTCACCGTACCCGGCGAGACAAAAACCCCGGCAATCGTGTTGCTCCACGATGCCATCCTCGAAAGCTGGCAACCTCGATCCCTCGACAGCCCTCTCACACCAGAGGCGTCAAAGGGATCAAAGGCATCATGA
- a CDS encoding glucan biosynthesis protein: MAASAATAITPLFASSALHAEEKAAAMSGQPFSFDKLTEDMRLKAGQDYSPLEKVGGYLGDLTYDAYKLIRYNSEKALFSHIKNNSFRLHAFHMGWLFRSPVTLYEVSDGEATPVMFNTDDFIYEREARELVPAHEQLPGIAGFRLHYPLNRPDIFDELLAFQGASYFRALGRGSIYGLSARGLAINTGGSEPEEFPVFTRFYVEKPTAGAETVTVYAALESESLTGAYRFVVKPGENTVMETTARLFLRADIPQLGIAPLTSMFLFAERNRDKFDDFRPQVHDSEGLVIKTREGEHIWRPLSNPPHLASSYFEVNSLEDFGLYQRDRDFENYQDTMAHYERRPSLKVEPVGDWGKGKVRLVEIPTDLEVNDNIVAFWLPENGGKAGQTFEFTYRLHWGDLPPEADGDLAYVHETRAGSGGVSGVSNEDGSRKFVIDFKDGIAAGLPTSALEDGLKAKAHVENGKIISQTLIPIPDEGVWRLVLDVSAEPEAIVEMNAHLAGFGRRLSETWIYQWINK; the protein is encoded by the coding sequence ATGGCAGCAAGTGCCGCCACTGCGATCACGCCGCTATTTGCCTCCAGCGCCCTCCACGCCGAGGAAAAAGCCGCCGCCATGTCAGGTCAGCCCTTCAGTTTTGACAAACTGACCGAAGACATGCGCCTCAAGGCCGGCCAGGACTACAGCCCCCTAGAAAAGGTTGGCGGCTATCTCGGAGACCTGACCTATGACGCCTACAAGCTGATCAGGTACAACTCCGAAAAGGCGCTCTTCTCACATATCAAGAACAACAGCTTTCGCCTGCATGCCTTCCACATGGGCTGGCTTTTCCGATCTCCGGTGACGCTCTACGAAGTCTCGGATGGCGAAGCGACGCCGGTCATGTTCAACACCGATGATTTCATTTATGAGCGTGAGGCCCGAGAGTTGGTACCTGCCCATGAGCAGTTGCCCGGCATAGCCGGGTTCCGCCTGCACTATCCGCTCAACCGCCCGGACATCTTCGACGAACTTCTGGCCTTTCAGGGAGCCTCCTACTTCCGCGCCCTTGGTCGTGGCTCCATCTATGGTCTGTCCGCCCGCGGTCTTGCGATCAACACCGGCGGCTCCGAGCCGGAAGAATTCCCGGTCTTTACTCGTTTCTACGTTGAAAAGCCAACAGCGGGAGCCGAGACGGTCACCGTCTATGCGGCACTTGAAAGCGAATCCCTGACGGGAGCCTATCGCTTCGTCGTCAAGCCGGGTGAAAATACCGTGATGGAAACCACAGCGCGGCTCTTCCTGCGCGCCGACATCCCCCAACTGGGTATTGCGCCCCTGACTTCCATGTTCCTGTTTGCCGAGCGCAATCGCGACAAGTTCGATGACTTCCGCCCACAGGTTCATGACAGTGAAGGCCTTGTCATCAAAACCCGCGAGGGTGAACACATCTGGCGTCCTCTGTCGAACCCGCCCCATCTCGCCTCGAGCTACTTTGAGGTCAACTCACTTGAAGATTTTGGCCTCTATCAGCGCGACCGCGACTTTGAGAATTATCAGGACACTATGGCTCATTATGAACGGCGGCCGTCCCTCAAGGTCGAACCAGTCGGCGATTGGGGCAAGGGGAAGGTTCGCCTTGTGGAAATCCCCACCGACTTGGAGGTGAATGACAATATCGTCGCCTTCTGGCTGCCCGAGAATGGCGGCAAGGCCGGACAGACGTTCGAATTCACCTACCGCCTGCACTGGGGCGATCTACCGCCCGAAGCCGATGGTGATCTGGCTTATGTTCATGAAACAAGAGCAGGCAGCGGCGGCGTCTCGGGCGTTTCCAACGAAGACGGCTCGCGCAAATTCGTTATCGACTTCAAGGACGGCATAGCCGCAGGCCTGCCAACCTCGGCGCTCGAGGACGGTCTCAAGGCCAAAGCCCATGTTGAGAATGGCAAGATCATCTCCCAGACGCTTATCCCGATCCCCGACGAGGGTGTCTGGCGCCTCGTCCTTGATGTTAGTGCCGAACCGGAGGCCATTGTCGAGATGAATGCTCATCTCGCCGGCTTTGGCCGCCGGTTGTCTGAAACCTGGATCTACCAGTGGATCAACAAGTAA